The following coding sequences are from one Numida meleagris isolate 19003 breed g44 Domestic line chromosome 22, NumMel1.0, whole genome shotgun sequence window:
- the SERINC2 gene encoding serine incorporator 2, which translates to MQTASPQCSCHRGLWYPGIWAARTCRDSVPQFSPSVKWAQQLSASCSPFPLVSGLSLQVSCLCGSAPCLLCGCCPSARNSTISRLLFTFFLFLGTLVSIIMIIPGVEKELHKLPGFCKGSGSVLGVQADVDCSGFLGHKAVYRMGFATAAFFFLFAVLMVCVRSSKDPRAAVQNGFWFFKFLLLVGLTVGAFYIPDGSFTAVWFYFGVVGSFLFILIQLILLIDFAHSWSQLWLRNAGESNAKGWYAALCAVTFIFYAASVTAIALLYVYYTKPQGCTEGKVLISINLAFCLIISAVSILPKIQEAQPHSGLLQASLITLYTFFITWSALANVPTRECNPTLLLRNSTGSAAAPQPLTTWWDAPSIVGLVVFVLCTLFISIRSSDHKQVNKLMLTEENGAGAGAEATAESGVHRAYDNEQEGVTYSYSFFHLCLLLAALYIMMTLTNWYRPDDSLRVLHSPWTAVWVKISSSWAGLLLYVWTLVAPLVLPDRDFS; encoded by the exons ATGCAAACAGCATCTCCCCAGTGCTCCTGCCACCGTGGTTTGTGGTATCCAGGGATTTGGGCAGCCAGGACTTGTAGGGATAGTGTGCCTCAGTTCtccccatctgtaaaatgggcCCAGCAGCTGagtgcttcctgcagccccttccCACTTGTCTCTGGGCTCTCATTGCAGGTGTCCTGCCTGTGTGGCTCAGCACCATGCCTGCTCTGCGGCTGCTGCCCCTCGGCCAggaactccaccatctcccgCCTGCTCTTcaccttcttcctcttccttggTACCCTCGTCTCCATCATCATGATCATCCCCGGTGTGGAGAAGGAGCTGCACAAG CTCCCAGGTTTCTGCAAGGGCAGTGGCTCGGTGCTGGGGGTCCAAGCTGATGTTGACTGCAGTGGTTTCCTGGGCCATAAGGCCGTGTACCGCATGGGCTTTGCCACAGCCgccttcttcttcctctttgctgtgCTGATGGTTTGCGTGCGCAGCAGCAAGGATCCACGAGCCGCCGTGCAGAACGG CTTCTGGTTCTTCAagttcctgctgctggtggggctcACGGTAGGGGCCTTCTACATCCCCGATGGCTCCTTTACAGCAG TTTGGTTCTACTTCGGCGTGGTTGGCTCcttcctcttcatcctcatccAGCTCATCCTCCTCATCGACTTCGCCCACTCCTGGAGCCAGCTGTGGCTGCGCAACGCAGGCGAGAGCAACGCCAAGGGCTGGTATGCAG ccCTTTGTGCTGTCACCTTCATCTTCTATGCCGCCTCCGTCACGGCCATCGCTTTGCTCTATGTCTACTACACCAAACCCCAGGGCTGCACAGAGGGCAAAGTCCTCATCAGCATCAACCTCGCCTTCTGCCTCATCATCTCGGCTGTATCCATCTTGCCCAAAATCCAG GAAGCTCAGCCGCACTcggggctgctgcaggcatcCCTCATCACCCTTTACACTTTCTTCATCACTTGGTCTGCCCTGGCCAACGTCCCCA CCCGGGAGTGTAACCCCACACTGCTGCTGAGGAACAGTACTGGCTCagccgcagccccgcagccgcTGACAACGTGGTGGGATGCACCGAGCATCGTGGGGCTGGTGGTTTTTGTTCTCTGCACGCTCTTCATCAG CATCCGCTCCTCGGACCACAAGCAGGTCAACAAGCTGATGCTGACAGAGGAGAatggggctggggccggggccgAGGCGACAGCAGAGAGCGGGGTGCACCGTGCCTACGACAATGAGCAGGAGGGCGTCACCTACAGCTACAGCTTCTTccacctctgcctcctccttgcTGCCCTCTACATCATGATGACACTCACCAACTGGTACAG GCCTGATGACAGCCTGCGGGTGCTGCACAGCCCCTGGACAGCCGTGTGGGTGAAGATCAGctccagctgggctgggctgctgctctACGTGTGGACACTGGTGGCCCCCCTGGTGCTGCCGGATCGGGACTTCAGCTGA